A single genomic interval of Musa acuminata AAA Group cultivar baxijiao chromosome BXJ3-4, Cavendish_Baxijiao_AAA, whole genome shotgun sequence harbors:
- the LOC103982704 gene encoding uncharacterized protein LOC103982704 has translation MGSLAAPREALLPLSYPPARRDESVVDDYHGVLIADPYRWLEDPESEEVKEFVERQARLTDSVLEKCEERERLRRRITALHDHPRYDTPFKRGGKYFYFHNTGLQAQSVLYVQKDLDGEAEVLLDPNKLSDDGTVALTLSSVSKDGKYLAYGLSSSGSDWVTVNVMRIEDKQPELDTLSWVKFSSISWTKDGKGFFYCRYPAPRGHELDAGTENNINLNHEVYYHFLGMDQSEDILCWRDPEHPKYIYGTDVTDDGKYALLYIEEGCNPTNKLYYCKLSLLPHGLEGFKGRNEMLPFIQLVDNFEARYLFVTNDDTKFTFLTNKGAPRYKLVRVDFNEPESWTDVLPEDDKDVLETASAVNNNQLLVSYLRDVKYGLQLRDLETGALLHEIPVDIGTVYGISGKREDSDVFIGFTSFLSPGIIYKCNLAAGVPEMQIFREAFVPGFHREDFEVKQVFVSSKDDTRIPMFIVSKKNSQLDGSHPCLLYGYGGFNISLTPSFNVTRLVLTRNLGFVFCIANIRGGGEYGEEWHKAGSLSKKQNCFDDFIASAEFLVSTGYTNPRRLCIEGRSNGGLLVAACMNQRPDLFGCVLAHVGVMDMLRFHKFTIGHAWTSDFGCSDNKEEFHWLIKYSPLHNVKRPWEKGDSHRLQYPSTLLLTADHDDRVVPLHSLKLLATMQYVLCTSLGSSPQSNPIIARIERKGGHGAGRPTQKMIDEAADRYSFAAKVMELSWTD, from the exons ATGGGATCCCTCGCCGCCCCGCGGGAAGCTTTGCTGCCCCTCAGCTACCCGCCGGCCCGCCGCGACGAGTCTGTCGTCGATGATTACCATGGCGTCCTTATTGCCGACCCTTACAGATG GTTGGAGGATCCGGAGTCGGAGGAAGTGAAGGAGTTCGTGGAGAGGCAGGCGAGGCTCACCGACTCGGTGCTGGAGAAATGCGAGGAGAGGGAAAGGCTCCGGCGGCGGATTACGGCGTTGCACGACCACCCGCGGTACGACACGCCTTTTAAGCGCGGTGGGAAGTACTTCTACTTCCACAATACTGGCCTTCAGGCGCAGAGCGTTCTCTATGTTCAG AAAGATTTGGATGGAGAGGCAGAGGTTCTGTTGGATCCGAACAAGCTCAGTGATGATGGCACGGTGGCTCTCACCTTGTCTTCTGTCAGCAAGGATGGCAAGTATTTGGCCTATGGGCTTAGTTCGAGCGGCAGTGATTGGGTTACAGTAAACGTAATGCGGATCGAGGATAAGCAACCTGAGCTTGATACATTATCATGG GTGAAATTCTCATCAATTAGCTGGACAAAAGATGGGAAAGGATTTTTCTATTGTCGATATCCAGCTCCCAG AGGACATGAATTGGATGCTGGGACTGAGAATAACATTAATCTGAATCATGAGGTCTACTACCATTTCTTGGGCATGGATCAGTCGGAGGATATATTGTGCTGGAGAGATCCTGAGCACCCAAAATATATTTATGGAACTGATGTCACCGATGATGGCAAG TATGCTCTTCTGTATATTGAGGAAGGTTGTAATCCTACCAATAAATTGTATTATTGCAAATTGTCCTTGCTTCCACATGGTCTTGAAGGCTTCAAGGGGAGAAATGAAATGCTTCCATTTATCCAACTTGTTGATAATTTTGAAGCACGCTATCTCTTTGTAACAAATGATGACACAAAGTTCACTTTTCTGACAAATAAAGGAGCACCTAGATATAAATTAGTGAGGGTAGACTTCAATGAGCCAGAGTCATGGACTGATGTCCTGCCAGAGGATGACAAAGATGTGCTAGAAACAGCCTCTGCTGTGAACAATAACCAACTTTTGGTAAGTTATCTTCGCGACGTCAAGTATGGTTTGCAGTTGCGAGACCTGGAAACAGGAGCTTTGCTACATGAGATACCTGTAGATATTGGTACTGTCTATGGGATTTCTGGTAAGCGTGAAGATAGTGATGTTTTTATTGGCTTCACTAGCTTCCTGTCTCCAGGAATCATCTACAAGTGTAATTTAGCTGCTGGAGTTCCTGAGATGCAAATTTTCCGAGAAGCTTTTGTTCCTGGTTTTCATCGTGAGGATTTTGAGGTTAAACAG GTCTTTGTGTCAAGCAAGGATGACACGAGGATACCCATGTTTATTGTCTCGAAGAAGAACAGTCAACTCGATGGATCACATCCATGTTTATTATATGGCTACGGAGGCTTTAATATTAGCCTAACACCTTCATTTAATGTGACTCGTCTTGTTCTCACAAGGAACTTAGGATTTGTGTTCTGCATAGCCAATATTCGTGGTGGTGGTGAGTATGGAGAAGAGTGGCACAAAGCCGGATCACTGTCAAAGAAACAAAATTGTTTCGATGACTTCATAGCTTCTGCTGAGTTTCTTGTTTCTACTGGTTACACCAATCCGAGACGACTATGCATCGAAGGTAGAAGCAATGGTGGGCTTCTTGTTGCAGCTTGCATGAATCAG CGACCTGATCTTTTTGGTTGTGTTCTTGCTCATGTTGGTGTGATGGACATGCTCCGATTCCACAAGTTCACTATAG GTCATGCATGGACATCTGATTTTGGTTGCTCAGACAACAAAGAAGAATTCCATTGGCTTATTAA GTACTCACCTTTACACAATGTAAAAAGGCCATGGGAGAAAGGTGATAGCCATCGACTTCAGTACCCATCCACCTTGCTGTTGACCGCTGACCATGATGATCGTGTCGTGCCTTTGCATTCACTCAAATTGCTTGCA ACCATGCAATATGTTCTCTGCACAAGTCTCGGCAGCAGTCCACAGAGCAACCCGATCATCGCCCGCATCGAGCGAAAGGGAGGTCATGGAGCTGGCCGTCCGACCCAGAAAATG ATTGATGAAGCTGCCGACCGCTATAGCTTCGCGGCCAAGGTGATGGAGCTCTCATGGACCGATTAA
- the LOC103982703 gene encoding uncharacterized protein LOC103982703 has product MPKKMGVNTKAEAARARRSAAEADRKDRAAKEKDEQYWREAEGSKTRAAKKREDETEKRAEAAARRAENRKLAEQEQREIDAAGRKPDRKAARVSIPVPKVTEAELQRRREAERQRILQNAEVAKKQQSRSADEEEYDRIVMVENTNRDDSVIEAHSVEDAIARMALSEPALPTDRHPERRLKASFKAFEEAELPKLKEEKPGLTLNQYKDMIWKLWKKSPDNPLNQAATE; this is encoded by the exons ATGCCGAAGAAGATGGGCGTAAACACGAAAGCGGAGGCCGCGCGCGCCCGTCGGAGCGCTGCAGAGGCGGATCGCAAGGACCGCGCGGCCAAGGAGAAGGATGAACAATACTGGCGCGAGGCGGAGGGTTCCAAGACCCGCGCAGCCAAGAAACGTGAGGACGAGACAGAGAAGCGCGCCGAGGCCGCCGCCCGCCGGGCCGAGAATCGCAAGCTCGCCGAGCAGGAGCAGCGGGAGATCGacgccgccggccgcaagcctgaccGCAAGGCCGCCCGCGTTTCCATCCCCGTACCCAAGGTCACCGAGGCCGAGCTCCAGCGCCGCCGTGAGGCGGAACGGCAGCGCATCCTTCAGAACGCTGAGGTCGCCAAGAAGCAGCAGAGCCGGTCCGCCGATGAGGAGGAGTACGACCGGATCGTGATGGTGGAGAACACCAATAGGGACGACTCTGTCATCGAGGCCCATTCGGTGGAGGACGCCATTGCCCGAATGGCCCTCTCCGAACCAGCGCTGCCTACCGATCGTCACCCTGAGAGGAGGCTCAAGGCTTCTTTCAAG GCTTTTGAAGAAGCAGAACTTCCCAAATTGAAGGAAGAGAAACCAGGTCTGACCCTCAATCAGTACAAGGATATGATATGGAAGCTCTGGAAGAAATCCCCTGACAATCCCCTCAACCAG GCTGCTACTGAGTGA
- the LOC103982701 gene encoding GDSL esterase/lipase At4g16230-like produces the protein MTAFLLILLSVILSRQSIVANSAALYAFGDSTTDVGNNNFLPGAPKANFLPYGIDYPGRTPTGRFTNGFNSVDYVAQAMGLATSPPPFLAVSSGVQMTKGVNFASAGAGILDSTGRGVISLSAQIRDFERVASELRTRMGNQTASAFLAESLFFFRVGSNDLFLQSSFGRPKDQIVATVISKFRDQLKTLYDLGARKFAVIGTGLIGCTPDRRSSTPSGDCNQDLNDLSLRFKTATKALLEELSISLQGFKYSFGDLYEITARVFSNPLAFGFSEVKAACCSPCTASSTYCRDRGQYFFWDGVHSTQAAYKVTVEMSFRGTPLFASPINMETLVNTT, from the exons ATGACCGCTTTCCTGCTCATACTTCTCTCAGTAATTCTCTCCAGGCAAAGCATAGTTGCTAACTCGGCTGCACTGTACGCCTTCGGAGACTCCACCACCGATGTCGGCAACAATAACTTCTTGCCCGGTGCGCCAAAGGCCAACTTCCTTCCTTATGGAATCGACTATCCCGGTAGAACTCCGACCGGCAGGTTCACCAATGGCTTCAACTCCGTCGACTACGTAG CCCAAGCCATGGGGCTTGCGACGAGCCCCCCACCGTTCCTCGCTGTCTCCAGCGGCGTGCAGATGACGAAAGGCGTGAATTTTGCGTCCGCCGGAGCAGGAATCCTCGACAGCACA GGACGAGGTGTCATCTCCTTGTCGGCACAGATCAGGGATTTCGAGAGGGTCGCTTCGGAGCTAAGAACAAGAATGGGAAACCAGACCGCTTCCGCCTTCTTGGCCGAGTCTCTCTTCTTCTTCAGGGTAGGGAGCAACGATCTCTTTCTCCAGTCTTCCTTCGGCCGTCCCAAGGATCAAATCGTCGCCACCGTCATCAGCAAGTTCAGAGATCAACTCAAG ACACTATACGATCTCGGAGCGCGCAAGTTTGCAGTCATAGGAACGGGATTGATCGGATGTACGCCGGACCGTAGGAGCTCGACTCCTTCAGGGGACTGCAACCAGGATCTAAACGATCTCTCTCTGCGCTTCAAAACTGCGACCAAGGCTCTGCTGGAGGAGCTCAGCATCTCTTTACAGGGATTCAAGTACTCCTTTGGGGATCTGTACGAGATTACTGCTCGAGTCTTCTCCAACCCCCTCGCCTTCG GGTTCTCGGAGGTGAAAGCTGCATGCTGCTCGCCATGCACGGCGAGCTCCACATACTGCAGAGACCGCGGGCAGTACTTCTTCTGGGATGGCGTTCACTCCACCCAAGCCGCATACAAAGTGACAGTTGAAATGTCATTTCGGGGGACGCCATTGTTTGCCAGCCCCATCAACATGGAGACGTTGGTGAACACAACTTGA